The DNA segment CCCGGCCCTGCGGGTCACGCCCGCCCAGCGCCTCGTCGAGCCGCCGCTCCAGCACGTTCAGCAGCGACGGATGCGGGCCCAGCGGGCGGCCGTAGGTGTACGAGATCCCGGGGTGCCGTTCCTTCTCGCGGGCGAGCGCGGCCGGGATGTCGCCCTTGGCGTGTCCGGCGGACACCAGCATCAGCGGCACGGCGGCGAAGCGGCGGACGCCCTGCTCGACCAGTTCGGTGACGGCCTCGCCCAGGGGCGGCGGGGAGAGCTCGATGAAGCCGCCCGCGACGGGCAGTTCGGGGTGGCGGCGCCCCAGCTCCCGTACGAAGTCGCGGAACGCCTCGGCTCCGGCCTCGTCCCGGGTGCCGTGACCGGCGATGAGCAGGGCGGGCGGCGGGGTGGTCACGATTTCTCCTCGGAATGCGAATCAGAATGCGAATCAGAATGCGAATCAGAATGGGGATCGGAATGGGGATCGGGGTGCGGAACAGGGTGCGAAAGGGGGTGGTACAGCAGGGCGTTGAGCGCGGCAGAGGCGACCGCCGAACCGCCCTTCTCGGACACGTTGCTCACGGCAGGAAGCCCGCTCTCGCGCAACGCGGCCTTGGACTCGACCGCGCCGACGAAGCCGACGGGCAGCCCGATGACGAGCGCCGGGGCGGCGTCCAGGGTCAGCAGCTCCTCCAGCGCGGTCGGCGCGTTGCCGATCACCCAGAGCGCGCCGGGGCCGACCTGCTCGTACGCCAGCCGGATGGCATGCGCCGAACGCGTCAGCCCGGGACCGGCCACCGCGTCCCTGAGCTGGCAGACGGTCTCCCGCCGGGTGATCCCGGCCGCCACCATCTCGACGTCCACGACGACGGGCGCCCCGGCATGCAGCGCGGCATGCGCCTTCTCCAGCTCGCCCTCCTCCATGACGAGATCGCTCGCGTAGTCGAGGTCGGCGGCGGAGTGGATGACCCGCTCCACCACGGCCCGGGTCAGCGGCGGGAAGTGCGAGGTGTCCAGCCGGGCGCGCAGCCGCCGGTAGGACTCCTCCTCGATCGGATGGACGACGCGGTTCACTCCGCTCCCTCCTGCGATGCCTGCCAGCGGTAGCCGCGCGGCGTCACCATGCGACCCGCGATGTCCCGGGTCGCCGTGTTGCCCACGGTCACGACCGTCATCATGTCGACCGTCGCCGGGTCGAGGGCGCCCAGTGTCGTGACCCGACTGGACTCGTCCGGCCGCGACGCGTTCCGTACGACACCGACCGGCGTGGTCGGCTTCCGGTGCTCGGCGAGGATCGCGAGGGCCTTGGGCAGCTGCCAGTCCCGGCCCCGGGAACGGGGGTTGTAGAAGGTGACCACGATGTCCGACTCGGCCACGGCCCGCACCCGTCGTTCGATGACCTCCCACGGCGTGTGCAGGTCGGAGAGGCTGATGGACACATGGTCGTGGCCGAGCGGGGCGCCCAGGATCGCGGCGGCGGCGAGTGCGGCGGTCACACCCGGCACGCCGATCACGTCGATGTCGTCGGACGCCTCGGCGAGCGCGGGGGAGGCCATCGCGTACACGCCCGCGTCCCCGCTGCCGATCAGCGCGACCGCCTGCCCCTTGCGGGCCTCCTCGACAGCCGTGCGCGCCCGCTCCTCCTCGGCACCGAGCCCCGACTCCAGGACCCGGGTGCCGGGCCGCAGCAGGTCGCGGATCTGGTCGACGTACTGGTCGAGCCCGACGAGCACGGAGGCGCGGCGGAGTTCCGCCTTCGCACGCGGCGTCAGCAGGTCCCGCGCGCCCGGCCCGAGCCCGACGACCGCGAGCCGCCCGCGCCCCGGGCGCCGTACGACAGCACAGGTCGCCATCGCGGGCAGCCCGTCGGCGCGCTCGGACTTCCGCTTCGGGACGAGGAGTTCACCGCCGCGCACGAGTGCGGCGGCCTCGGCGACCGAGGGCGTGCCGACGGCGGCGAGGGGCGCGTCGGAGGGGTTGGGGACCTCGACGCCCGCGAGCTGCTCGGCGGAGTAGGTCACCACCGGCACCCCGAGCCGCTCGGCGGCCGCCACGATGCCGGGCTCGCCGGCCTTGGCGTCGACGGTGGCGAGTTCGGCGAGGGACTTGAGGGAGAGGCCGGCCTCTCCGAGCGTGCTCTCGACCAGCCCGAGCACCTCGTCGACGGGGGCGCCCTTGGACGCCCCGACGCCGACGACCAGGGACGGCGGGCGCAGCACGACCTCGCGCTCGGCGACGCCCTCGATGAGCCGATCCGTCACACGGACGACGTACGCCCCCTCGGCGCCGGCTCGCAGCGGCGGCAACGGCCAGGCCACCTCGGCCCGCAGCGCCACCGGCTCCCCGTCGAGCAGCGCCCGTGAGACCCCGGCGACATCGCCCTCCACCGGCAGCCCGAGCGTGTCCAGACCGGGCACCCCGACGGCATCGGTCGCCGTCGTCACCACGGGCTCGGCCCCCAGCAACTCCCCGACCTGCCGGGCGAGTTCATTGGCTCCGCCGCCGTGCCCGCCGACCAGCGACACGGCGAACCGCCCGCCCTCGTCGACGCACACCACACCCGGGTCGGTCGCCTTGTCGCCCAGCAGCGGCGCGACGAGCCGTACGACGGCCCCTGTCGCCAGGAAACACACGAGCTGCTCGCACTCGGCGAACGCCCGCCGCACGGCGTCCCCGACGGGACCGTCGTACACGCGCACCCGGTCCGGCCACGCCGTGACCAGCCGGTCCCGCGCAGCCGCCCCCGCCGCGGTGGCGGAAATGAGGCCGATCACTGGGTAACTCCCTCTCGGTACACGGGGCTTCTGGCACCCCACAGCAGAAATACGGGATTGGTCGCCGCGAGCCGGGTCACGTCCCCCGGCAGCGGGGCGAGCCGCGACGACTGCAGCAGCACCCCGTCGCAGGAGAACCCGGCACCGGTGAGTGCCTCGCGAGCGGCGGGCACCCGGTCGAGCGCGGCCATGGCGACGACGACCGTCCGCCGCGCCCGACGCGCGCACGCGGTGACGATGGCGGGCAGCTCACGCCCCCCGCCCCCGACGAACACCGCGTCCGGATCGTCGAGGTCGGACAGGACGGTGGGCGCCGCCCCGTGCACCACGTGCACGTCGACGCCGTGCGCGGCGGCGTTGGCGCGGATCCGCTCCACCCCGTCCCGTGCCTTCTCGACGGCGACGGCCGCCGCGCCGAGCCGGGCGCACTCCACGGCCACCGAGCCGGAGCCCGCGCCGATGTCCCACACCAGGTCGCCGAGCCGTGGGCCCAGCAGGGCCAGGGCCAGGGCCCGCACCTCGAACTTGGTGATCATCGAGTCGCGGTGCGCGAAGTCGGCCTCGTCCAGGGCCCATCGGTCGGGCCCCGGCGCCGGACCGGCCACCGTACGCACCGCGCCGACGGCCCGCTCGGGGTCCAGGCACAGCACCACGCTCACCGCCGTACCCCAGTCGCGGCCGGCGGCCTCGGCGGGCGTCACCCGCTCCACGCGCTCGCGCCGAGGATCGCCCAGCGCTGAGGCGACGACCAGGACCCGCCCGGTGTGCCGCAGCGCCGCGCCCAGCTCGGCCGGCCCGGCACCCGGCCCGGTCAGCACCGCCACCTTGGGGTGCGCCCGGCACACGTTCACCGCTGTACGCGGCTCGCGCCCGTGTGCGCTCACCACCACCGCGTCGTCCCACGGCAGCCCGACCCGCGCGAACGCGGCGGCCACCGAGGACACCCCGGCACGCACATCCAGCCGCTCGGACCCGAACCGCTCGGCCAGCGCCCGCACGATCCCCAGGAACCCCGGGTCGCCCGAGGCGAGCACCACCACGGGCCGCTCCTTCTCGACGTACTCCGCGATGGTGTCGAGGGCAGGCGCCAGCGCCCCGAGCACGACCCGCTCCACGTCGGCGGGCAGCCGTACGGCGTCCAGATGCCGCCGCCCGCCGACGACCAGCTCGGCCCCGGCGAGGACGTCCTCGGGAACCGGCGCTCCCGTCCCCGTGCCGACGACGGTGATCACGTACTGGCTCCCCGCTCGCGCAGCGCCCTGCGCGCCTGCGGGTCCGCCTTGCGGTACCCGTGGAAGTGGCCGGGGTGGTAGAGGTGCGAGCGCGTGCCGTGCGCGTCGAGGGCGGGGCCGACCAGGAACAGGGTGTGCTTCCAGAGCTTGTGCTCCTTGACGGTCTCCTCCAGCGTCTCGATCGTGCACTTCACGACGAGCTCCTCGGGCCAGGTCGCCTGGTAGGCGACGACGACCGGCGTGGACGTCGGATACCCGCCCTCCAGCAACTCCCGTACGAGCTGCCCGCTGCGGGCGGCCGACAGGAAGATCGCCATGGTCGTGCCGTGCTTGGCGAACTCCCTGACCTCCTCCCCGGGCGGCATCGGCGTCTTGCCGCCACCGAGCCGGGTGAGGACGACGGACTGCGCGACCTCGGGGATGGTCAGCTCGCGCCCGGCGAGCGCGGCGACGGCGGAGAAGGCGGAGACCCCGGGCACGACCTCGGTCTCGACGCCGATCACGGCACACCGGTCGAGCTGCTCCTGCGTGCCGCCCCAGAGGGCGGGGTCACCGGAGTGGATGCGGGCGACCTTGAGGCCGTCGGCGCGGGCGCGCTCGTACACGGCGACCACGTCTTCGAGGGACATGGTCGCCGAGTCGAGGATCTCGGCGTCCTCGCGCGCGTGCTCGAGGACCTCCGCCTGGACCAGGCTGGCCGCCCAGATCACGACGTCCGCCTCGGCGATGGCACGCGCGGCACGGAACGTCAGCAGATCGGCGGCGCCGGGGCCGGCACCGACGAAGGTCACCTTGCCGGTGGGGGCATCGGCCATGGGAATTCGGTCCTCTCCTACAGGGGTCGGCAGGGGTCGGTGTGCGGGGCGTGGGACCGGCGTCAGAGCTTGCCGCCCCGCCCGCCGTCGCGCCGGGCGGGCGCGATGAGGGTCGAGAGGTAGGGCAGGGCAGAGCCGTCGAGGTCGGCGGCCGGCTGGATCGACTCCTCCGTCAGCCCCAGCGCCGACCCCCACACCGCGTCCTCGATCCGCCCGGTCTCCCGCAGGGCCGCGGCGACCTCACCCGCCTGCCGGCCGAACTTGTAGGCGACGACGGTCCCGGGCCCACTGAGAGCTTCTTTGAGCACCGTCGCCCCCGCGGTCACGGGCACGAGCGTGAGCGGCTCGGTCCCCTCGGTGAGAACGGCGCCCGACCTCGCGGCGAGGTCCTGCATGGCGGTGATGCCGGGGACGGTCTCGATGACGGTGCCGGGCACCGCCTCGACGATCGTCTGCGCGAGATAGGTGAACGTGGAGTACACATTGGGATCGCCGATGGTGGCGAAGGCGACCGCGCCATGCTGCTTGAGCAGCTCGGCGACCCGCTCACCCGCCGCGTCCCAGGCGGCCTCGCGCCGAGCACGGTCGGTCCGCTCGTTCAGCGCGAACACGACCCGAACCACCTTCTCCTCGGGCACGTAGTGCAGCACGGTGGCCTCGGCCCGCCCACGCTCACCCCCATCATTTCCATCAGATGCAGCCATGACGGGTACGACGACCGCGTCGGCCTCGCGCAGAGCGTTGACGCCCTTGACGGTCACCAGCTCCGGATCGCCGGGACCGACCCCGACTCCGATCAACCTGCTGCTGCTCATGACGTCCGGCACCTCTCCACGAACCGACGGGCGACACCGGGCTCTGCGGCCCAGTGCGTGTGCAGATAACTCGCGTGCACGCCCTGCTGTACGAAACCTTCGACCCGCCGCAGAGGGGACCTGACCCCCCAGGCGGGAGCCGTCCCCGAGCCGGGCTCGACGACGGTCCGATGAAACTCGTGTGCCCGCATCCGCGTCCCGGTCGCCGCCAGCACACTGTCACTCACGGCGACCGCGTCCCGATACCCCAGCGTCAGCCGCTCGCTCATCCGCGCGGTCACGTCGAGCACCCCGCACATGGGCTGCCCGTCGAGCTCCCGGCTCAGATAGAGCAGCCCCGCACACTCCGCGGCCACCGGGGCACCGCTCTCCGCGAGGGCGGCAACGGCCTTGCGCAGCGGCTCGTTGGCGGACAGCTCAGCGGCGTACACCTCGGGAAACCCGCCACCGATCACCAGGCCCCGCGTGCCGTCGGGCAGTTGCCCGTCCCGCAGCGGATCGAAGGGCACGACTTCGGCACCGGCGGCGGCGAGCAGTTCGGCGTGCTCGGCGTAGGAGAAGGTGAACGCGGACCCTCCGGCCATGGCGACCACCGGCTTCTCAGGCATTTCAGCCCGTCCGGAGCTCGAGGACGAGGCCCTTTCGGGGCCGAAAGGGGGGTCTGGGGGCGCAGCCCCCAGGTTCGGGACGGGAAGGGGCGGCGGGGGCGAGGAGTCGAGGACCTCAGCCGCGTCCCAAGCCGCACCCGACACCACACCCGCACCCCGAGCCAGCCCGTGCAACGCGTCCAGGTCGCACCCCGCCGCAACCTGCGCGGCCATCGCCGCCACAGCCTCCACCGCCTCCCCCCGCCGCTCGGCAACCGGCACCAGCCCCAGATGCCGCGACGGCGTATCCACCTGAGCCACCCGCCGCAGCACCCCCAGCACAGGCACCCCGGCCGAGTCCAACGCCTCCCGCAGCAACTCCTCGTGCCGATCCGAAGCGACCTTGTTCAAAATCACGCCCCCGACCCGCACCTCCGGATCCCAGGACGCGAACCCGTGCACCAGCGCCGCCACGGACCGCGACTGCGACGAGGCGTCCACGACGAGCACGACCGGCGCCCGCAGCAGCTTCGCCACATGCGCCGTGGACGCCAGCTCACCCTCCCCGGCGGCCCCGTCGTACAGCCCCATCACGCCCTCTACGACGGCGATGTCACACCCACGCGCCCCGTGCAGGAACAACGGCCCGACCAGCTCCGGCCCGCACAGATACGCGTCGAGATTCCGCCCCACCCTCCCGGTCGCGAGCGCGTGATACCCGGGATCGATGTAGTCCGGCCCGACCTTGTGCGGGGACACGGCAAGCCCCCGCGCGGCGAACGCGGCCATCAGCCCTGTGGCAACGGTGGTCTTGCCGCTGCCGGAGGAAGGCGCGGCAATGACCAGCCGGGGGACGGAGGAGGATGTCACGCGATCACCACTCGATGCCTCTCTGGCCCTTCTGGCCGGCGTCCATGGGGTGCTTGACCTTGGACATGTCGGTCACGAGGTCGGCGAGGCCGACCAGCTTCTCGGGCGCGTTCCGCCCGGTGATGACCACGTGCTGGGTCCCCGGCCGGTCACGCAGCACGGAGACGACCTCGTCGGTGTCCACCCACCCCCAGTGCATGGGGTAGGCGAACTCGTCGAGCACGTACAGCTTGTACGTCTCGGCGGCCAGGTCCCGCTTGACCTGTTCCCAGCCCTCCCGGGCCTTGTCCTCGTTGTCCATCTGGGCGTCCCGCTGCACCCAGGACCACCCTTCGCCCATCTTGTGCCAGTCCACCGTCCCGCCCTGCCCGGACGCCCCCAGCACCCGCAGCGCGTTCTCCTCGCCGACCTTCCACTTCGCCGACTTGACGAACTGGAACACCCCGACCGGCCACCCCTGATTCCAGGCGCGCAGAGCAAGCCCGAATGCAGCGGTCGACTTGCCCTTGCCGATCCCCGTGTGCACGACCACCAGAGGCCGATTACGACGCTGACGAGTCGTCAGCCCGTCGTCCGGCACGACACTCGGCTGTCCCTGAGGCATTACGCGGCCCTCCTCTGTACGTCCTTCACCAGGCCGGCGATGGACTCCGCCCGTAGCTCGTCCAGCGTCACCGCCGTACCGCCGAGCTC comes from the Streptomyces sp. NBC_00443 genome and includes:
- a CDS encoding precorrin-8X methylmutase; this encodes MNRVVHPIEEESYRRLRARLDTSHFPPLTRAVVERVIHSAADLDYASDLVMEEGELEKAHAALHAGAPVVVDVEMVAAGITRRETVCQLRDAVAGPGLTRSAHAIRLAYEQVGPGALWVIGNAPTALEELLTLDAAPALVIGLPVGFVGAVESKAALRESGLPAVSNVSEKGGSAVASAALNALLYHPLSHPVPHPDPHSDPHSDSHSDSHSDSHSEEKS
- the cobJ gene encoding precorrin-3B C(17)-methyltransferase, whose protein sequence is MIGLISATAAGAAARDRLVTAWPDRVRVYDGPVGDAVRRAFAECEQLVCFLATGAVVRLVAPLLGDKATDPGVVCVDEGGRFAVSLVGGHGGGANELARQVGELLGAEPVVTTATDAVGVPGLDTLGLPVEGDVAGVSRALLDGEPVALRAEVAWPLPPLRAGAEGAYVVRVTDRLIEGVAEREVVLRPPSLVVGVGASKGAPVDEVLGLVESTLGEAGLSLKSLAELATVDAKAGEPGIVAAAERLGVPVVTYSAEQLAGVEVPNPSDAPLAAVGTPSVAEAAALVRGGELLVPKRKSERADGLPAMATCAVVRRPGRGRLAVVGLGPGARDLLTPRAKAELRRASVLVGLDQYVDQIRDLLRPGTRVLESGLGAEEERARTAVEEARKGQAVALIGSGDAGVYAMASPALAEASDDIDVIGVPGVTAALAAAAILGAPLGHDHVSISLSDLHTPWEVIERRVRAVAESDIVVTFYNPRSRGRDWQLPKALAILAEHRKPTTPVGVVRNASRPDESSRVTTLGALDPATVDMMTVVTVGNTATRDIAGRMVTPRGYRWQASQEGAE
- the cbiE gene encoding precorrin-6y C5,15-methyltransferase (decarboxylating) subunit CbiE → MITVVGTGTGAPVPEDVLAGAELVVGGRRHLDAVRLPADVERVVLGALAPALDTIAEYVEKERPVVVLASGDPGFLGIVRALAERFGSERLDVRAGVSSVAAAFARVGLPWDDAVVVSAHGREPRTAVNVCRAHPKVAVLTGPGAGPAELGAALRHTGRVLVVASALGDPRRERVERVTPAEAAGRDWGTAVSVVLCLDPERAVGAVRTVAGPAPGPDRWALDEADFAHRDSMITKFEVRALALALLGPRLGDLVWDIGAGSGSVAVECARLGAAAVAVEKARDGVERIRANAAAHGVDVHVVHGAAPTVLSDLDDPDAVFVGGGGRELPAIVTACARRARRTVVVAMAALDRVPAAREALTGAGFSCDGVLLQSSRLAPLPGDVTRLAATNPVFLLWGARSPVYREGVTQ
- the cobM gene encoding precorrin-4 C(11)-methyltransferase, translating into MADAPTGKVTFVGAGPGAADLLTFRAARAIAEADVVIWAASLVQAEVLEHAREDAEILDSATMSLEDVVAVYERARADGLKVARIHSGDPALWGGTQEQLDRCAVIGVETEVVPGVSAFSAVAALAGRELTIPEVAQSVVLTRLGGGKTPMPPGEEVREFAKHGTTMAIFLSAARSGQLVRELLEGGYPTSTPVVVAYQATWPEELVVKCTIETLEETVKEHKLWKHTLFLVGPALDAHGTRSHLYHPGHFHGYRKADPQARRALRERGAST
- the cobI gene encoding precorrin-2 C(20)-methyltransferase, which translates into the protein MSSSRLIGVGVGPGDPELVTVKGVNALREADAVVVPVMAASDGNDGGERGRAEATVLHYVPEEKVVRVVFALNERTDRARREAAWDAAGERVAELLKQHGAVAFATIGDPNVYSTFTYLAQTIVEAVPGTVIETVPGITAMQDLAARSGAVLTEGTEPLTLVPVTAGATVLKEALSGPGTVVAYKFGRQAGEVAAALRETGRIEDAVWGSALGLTEESIQPAADLDGSALPYLSTLIAPARRDGGRGGKL
- a CDS encoding cobyrinate a,c-diamide synthase, translating into MTSSSVPRLVIAAPSSGSGKTTVATGLMAAFAARGLAVSPHKVGPDYIDPGYHALATGRVGRNLDAYLCGPELVGPLFLHGARGCDIAVVEGVMGLYDGAAGEGELASTAHVAKLLRAPVVLVVDASSQSRSVAALVHGFASWDPEVRVGGVILNKVASDRHEELLREALDSAGVPVLGVLRRVAQVDTPSRHLGLVPVAERRGEAVEAVAAMAAQVAAGCDLDALHGLARGAGVVSGAAWDAAEVLDSSPPPPLPVPNLGAAPPDPPFGPERASSSSSGRAEMPEKPVVAMAGGSAFTFSYAEHAELLAAAGAEVVPFDPLRDGQLPDGTRGLVIGGGFPEVYAAELSANEPLRKAVAALAESGAPVAAECAGLLYLSRELDGQPMCGVLDVTARMSERLTLGYRDAVAVSDSVLAATGTRMRAHEFHRTVVEPGSGTAPAWGVRSPLRRVEGFVQQGVHASYLHTHWAAEPGVARRFVERCRTS
- the cobO gene encoding cob(I)yrinic acid a,c-diamide adenosyltransferase, which translates into the protein MPQGQPSVVPDDGLTTRQRRNRPLVVVHTGIGKGKSTAAFGLALRAWNQGWPVGVFQFVKSAKWKVGEENALRVLGASGQGGTVDWHKMGEGWSWVQRDAQMDNEDKAREGWEQVKRDLAAETYKLYVLDEFAYPMHWGWVDTDEVVSVLRDRPGTQHVVITGRNAPEKLVGLADLVTDMSKVKHPMDAGQKGQRGIEW